A single window of Larimichthys crocea isolate SSNF chromosome XII, L_crocea_2.0, whole genome shotgun sequence DNA harbors:
- the btr02 gene encoding bloodthirsty-related gene family, member 2, which produces MASTISLLPERHFLCSLCRDIFTSPVTIPCGHSFCLSCLCRYWARHQSKYCPHCKRLFADKPDLSVNRILSDVSDNYRRTRQQKPPDEEVVIDVEQMIQQRLQKIERLKYSFELQKNSYLREVRESQKVFSALVNAMEKSHKAVISAIEARQAKEERRVETLVEELKQEIEKLKKEITESDPQIPVNSDQSDDTKQVTVNIASTMCPSDMKDWSKVTIETDPCIGVTRRALSDMMEMIKAEVNRLSKSELKRIEKYTVDVNLSAKTAHPFLSVSDDRKQVRHTDKLQELPDNPKRFDRVANVLAKEGFSSGRCYWEVEVGEKIEWNLGVVKHSINRKGKFTVSPANGFWILSLKAGGQYIANTSPVTPLALEQRSRKVGLFLDYTEGRVSFYCAESGVHIHTFTDTFTDRLNPFFSPGRLHGGKNDAPLIICSSFCSI; this is translated from the exons ATGGCCTCTACTATCAGTCTCCTCCCTGAGAGGCATTTCTTATGCTCTCTGTGTAGAGACATCTTCACCAGCCCAGTGACCATACCATGTGGACACAGCTTCTGCTTGTCCTGTCTCTGCCGCTACTGGGCACGACACCAGTCCAAATACTGCCCCCACTGTAAGAGGCTGTTCGCTGACAAGCCTGACCTCAGTGTCAACCGAATTCTATCAGACGTCTCTGACAACTATAGAAGGACTCGACAACAGAAACCACCTGATGAAGAAGTG GTTATAGATGTTGAGCAAATGATTCAGCAAAGGCTGCAGAAGATTGAAAGATTAAAATATTCCTTTGAGCTCCAAAAG AACTCTTACCTCAGAGAGGTGCGAGAGAGCCAGAAGGTTTTCTCAGCCCTCGTAAATGCTATGGAGAAGAGTCACAAAGCGGTCATTTCAGCAATCGAGGCGAGACAAgcaaaagaggagaggagagtggaaACACTGGTGGAAGAGCTCAAACAAGAGATtgagaagctgaagaaggagaTCACCGAATCTGATCCTCAGATTCCTGTAAACAGTGATCAGAGTGATGATACGAAGCAAGTTACTGTG AACATTGCTTCCACGATGTGCCCCTCTGACATGAAGGACTGGTCCAAGGTTACCATAGAAACCGACCCTTGTATTGGGGTCACCAGGCGAGCACTGTCAGACATGATGGAAATGATAAAGGCAGAAGTCAACAGGCTCTCCAAATCTG AACTTAAGAGGATAGAGAAATACACAG TGGATGTCAATCTGAGTGCTAAAACAGCCCaccccttcctctctgtctcagacGACAGAAAACAGGTCAGACACACGGACAAGCTTCAGGAGTTGCCAGATAACCCCAAGCGGTTTGACCGTGTAGCAAACGTGCTGGCCAAGGAAGGCTTCAGCAGTGGACGGTGctactgggaggtggaggttgGGGAGAAGATCGAGTGGAACCTGGGTGTTGTCAAACATTCTATAAACAGGAAAGGCAAGTTCACTGTCAGTCCTGCAAATGGTTTCTGGATTTTAagcctgaaggctggaggcCAGTACATTGCCAACACCTCTCCTGTCACCCCACTGGCTCTTGAGCAGAGATCCAGGAAGGTGGGCTTGTTTCTGGACTATACAGAGGGCCGTGTGTCCTTCTACTGCGCAGAATCTGGAGTCCACATTCACACCTTCACAGATACATTTACTGACAGGCTTAATCCATTCTTCAGTCCCGGTCGCCTGCATGGTGGCAAAAATGATGCTCCCTTAATCATCTGTTCTAGTTTCTGCagcatttaa
- the cldnk gene encoding claudin k: MATTGMQLLGLIMSIVGWVSGAIVCAIPLWRVTAFIGNNIVTAQIIWEGLWMTCIVQSTGQIQCKVYDSLLALPSDMQAARGLTVFSILICGLALALGVLGVKCTKCIGVNSVKARIARISGALFAIAGFLYLVPVCWTAHSIIRDFYDPHVAAPHKRELGPALYIGWGASALLLIGGSLLYAGSSPPGIPGSPTFSSGESSPRRAPASQVKGYV; encoded by the coding sequence atggcaacaacagGCATGCAGTTGCTGGGCCTTATCATGTCCATTGTGGGCTGGGTGAGCGGGGCGATAGTCTGTGCCATCCCCCTGTGGCGAGTCACTGCCTTCATCGGTAACAACATAGTGACAGCTCAGATCATTTGGGAAGGCCTTTGGATGACTTGCATTGTGCAGAGCACAGGTCAGATCCAGTGTAAAGTGTATGACAGCTTGCTGGCTCTTCCAAGTGACATGCAGGCTGCTCGAGGCCTCACCGTGTTTTCCATCCTGATCTGTGgcctggctctggctctggggGTCCTAGGAGTCAAATGCACTAAGTGCATCGGTGTAAACAGCGTCAAGGCCCGTATTGCTCGCATCTCCGGTGCCCTTTTTGCCATCGCAGGGTTCCTCTACCTTGTGCCTGTCTGCTGGACTGCCCACTCCATCATCAGGGATTTCTATGATCCACATGTGGCGGCCCCACACAAGCGTGAGCTTGGCCCTGCCCTTTACATCGGCTGGGGGGCATCAGCCTTGCTCCTCATTGGGGGATCTCTGCTCTATGCTGGGTCAAGTCCCCCTGGCATCCCAGGCTCTCCCACCTTCAGCAGTGGAGAAAGTAGTCCTCGCAGGGCACCTGCCTCACAAGTCAAAGGTTATGTTTAA